One genomic window of Pirellulales bacterium includes the following:
- a CDS encoding bile acid:sodium symporter gives MRLFLSRQWFLLSLAVLLASGLLFPRQLDPLAEAIPQAAVVALVLFLMALPLDAHTVWRALTHPRAVVLAIAISWGLLPLVAWCVAPLLRPDLAQGLLIAAALPCTMASAAVWTRRAGGNDAVALLVTISTNFFCFLATPVLLYLSTGTSVEIDLAQMVLALAVQVVLPTFAAQGVRLYAPVARFAAAHVGTLGSIGQCGILLMAWIGAVKAGLKFSAGEVQIEPLDWFIMFAAVIGLHVSMLWSGHAIGRLIGLDRADRVAVGFSGSQKTLMMGLYIAITYYDGLAMLPMIAYHVCQLLIDTVVADRLAISHRRTMAAAETPAR, from the coding sequence ATGCGGCTTTTTCTCTCGCGGCAGTGGTTCTTGCTGAGCCTGGCGGTCTTGCTGGCCAGCGGCCTGTTGTTTCCGCGGCAGCTCGATCCCCTGGCCGAGGCGATTCCCCAGGCAGCGGTAGTCGCGCTCGTCCTGTTTCTCATGGCGCTGCCGCTCGACGCGCACACCGTCTGGCGCGCGTTGACGCATCCCCGGGCCGTCGTGCTGGCGATCGCGATCAGTTGGGGCCTGCTCCCGCTGGTCGCCTGGTGCGTGGCGCCGCTTTTGCGCCCCGATCTGGCCCAGGGCCTGCTGATTGCCGCGGCCTTGCCTTGCACGATGGCCTCGGCGGCGGTGTGGACACGCCGCGCCGGCGGCAACGATGCCGTGGCCCTGCTGGTCACGATCTCGACCAACTTCTTCTGCTTTCTCGCCACGCCCGTCTTGCTTTACCTCTCGACGGGCACATCGGTTGAAATCGATCTCGCGCAGATGGTCCTTGCACTGGCGGTGCAGGTCGTGCTGCCGACCTTTGCCGCACAAGGTGTGCGACTCTACGCCCCGGTGGCGCGGTTTGCCGCGGCGCACGTCGGTACGCTCGGCTCGATCGGTCAATGCGGCATTCTCCTGATGGCCTGGATCGGCGCCGTGAAGGCGGGCTTGAAGTTCTCCGCCGGCGAGGTGCAAATCGAGCCGCTCGACTGGTTCATCATGTTCGCCGCCGTAATCGGACTGCACGTCTCGATGCTATGGTCGGGCCATGCGATCGGCCGCTTGATCGGCCTCGATCGCGCCGATCGTGTGGCGGTCGGTTTCAGCGGCAGCCAGAAGACGCTGATGATGGGGCTCTATATCGCCATCACCTACTACGATGGCCTCGCCATGCTGCCCATGATCGCCTACCACGTCTGCCAACTGCTCATCGACACGGTGGTGGCCGATCGCCTGGCAATTTCGCACCGCCGAACGATGGCGGCGGCCGAGACGCCCGCCCGCTAG
- a CDS encoding neutral/alkaline non-lysosomal ceramidase N-terminal domain-containing protein, translating to MSRCHVPYWFVRSLLLALVGVSLVAASARAENWKAGVARRSITPEQFMWMSGYASRDKPADGKLTDLWAKCLVLEDPAGRRVALVTLDLVGIDREISNNVRDRLQEKHQLDRSQVALNCSHTHTGPVVGHNLRPMYFFDDEQASLVRSYTKTLEDSIVAVVGEAIEKLAPREIAFNEGQATFAVNRRNNPENEVPQLRTVGKLRGPVDYSVPVLSVRDGAGQLLAVAFGYACHATCLSSFQWSGDYPGFAQLALEQRHPEAIALFWAGCGADQNPIPRRTTELAEQYGNQLADAVDRALNAVATPVTGSLGASYSELPLEFDRLPTREQLQSEAASGDRYVASRATYLLEQIDGGTPLSSTYPYPVQVWQIGPQLHWVTLGGEVVVDYALRLEHELGPHTWVSGYTNDVMAYIPSRRVLTEGGYEGGGAMVYYGLPTVWSPQVEEQIVHQVRNTAEEAKAKQSEN from the coding sequence ATGTCGCGCTGCCACGTGCCCTATTGGTTCGTTCGTTCCTTGTTGCTCGCGCTGGTGGGCGTGTCGCTCGTCGCGGCGTCTGCTCGTGCCGAAAATTGGAAGGCTGGCGTCGCCCGACGCAGCATCACGCCCGAGCAATTCATGTGGATGTCGGGCTACGCCAGTCGCGACAAGCCGGCCGACGGCAAGCTCACCGACCTGTGGGCCAAGTGTCTCGTGCTCGAAGATCCCGCCGGGCGCCGCGTGGCCCTGGTGACGCTCGATCTCGTGGGCATCGATCGCGAGATTTCGAACAACGTGCGCGATCGGTTGCAGGAAAAGCACCAACTCGATCGTTCGCAGGTAGCCCTCAATTGCTCGCACACCCACACGGGCCCCGTCGTGGGACACAACCTGCGGCCGATGTATTTCTTCGACGACGAGCAGGCCTCGCTCGTGCGCAGCTACACCAAGACGCTCGAAGATTCGATCGTGGCCGTTGTCGGCGAGGCCATCGAGAAGCTGGCGCCGCGCGAGATCGCCTTTAACGAAGGCCAGGCGACGTTTGCGGTGAATCGCCGCAACAATCCCGAGAACGAGGTGCCCCAGCTCCGTACGGTGGGCAAGCTACGTGGCCCGGTCGATTACTCCGTGCCGGTGCTCTCGGTGCGTGACGGCGCTGGTCAGCTACTTGCCGTGGCCTTCGGCTATGCCTGCCATGCCACGTGCCTGAGCTCGTTTCAGTGGTCGGGTGACTACCCGGGTTTTGCGCAGCTCGCCCTCGAGCAGCGGCATCCCGAGGCGATCGCCCTCTTTTGGGCAGGCTGCGGCGCGGATCAGAACCCGATACCGCGGCGCACGACGGAGCTGGCCGAACAGTATGGAAACCAACTCGCCGACGCGGTGGATCGTGCCTTGAACGCCGTAGCGACCCCCGTAACGGGGTCTCTCGGCGCGTCGTACAGCGAGTTGCCGCTCGAGTTCGATCGACTCCCCACGCGCGAGCAATTGCAGAGCGAGGCAGCGTCGGGCGATCGTTATGTCGCCAGCCGCGCGACGTACCTGCTCGAGCAAATCGATGGCGGAACGCCCTTAAGTTCGACCTACCCTTACCCGGTTCAAGTGTGGCAGATCGGACCACAGCTCCACTGGGTCACGTTGGGCGGCGAGGTGGTCGTCGACTATGCACTGCGCCTCGAGCACGAACTCGGTCCGCACACGTGGGTCTCCGGTTACACGAACGACGTCATGGCCTACATCCCCTCGCGCCGCGTGCTCACCGAAGGTGGCTACGAAGGAGGAGGAGCGATGGTCTATTACGGACTCCCCACCGTGTGGTCTCCCCAAGTCGAGGAGCAAATCGTTCACCAAGTGCGCAATACCGCCGAGGAAGCAAAAGCCAAGCAATCGGAAAACTGA